The DNA sequence TTGCCCCATAACTCACAATCTTCAACTGAGAGCTACTCTCCCCCATGTCGTTTTGCTTACATCATCCACTTGCTGCTCCAGCTTGGTCTTTGCTTTGGTCAGAGTATTCACtttgtcctcctctgcctgcaggTCATCCAAGGTCTGCTGATGGGCCTCTTGGAGGGCTTTCTTTTCCTTGGTCAGCTTGGCAATGGTCTCATCCAAGACTGCCATCTCTTCTGTGAGGTTTTTCACCTTTTAGAAATAGACAAATGGACTCAAACTGTGACTATACTCTCCAATGATAATGCAATATTCTGAAGATCTCTTTCAGGTTTGGGCACATTGTGGTCTGTACCTTGTTTTCTGTGGCATGTTTCTCCTTTTCAACCTTGGCCAGTGTTAGCTCAAGATCATCAATGTCTTTCTTCAGCTCTGAGCACTCATCCTCCAGTTTCCTCTTTTTGGCCGTCAACTCAGCATTcatttcctcttcatcttctGCTCTTTCAGTGAGCTCCTTGATTTTTGCTTCCAGCTGGATTTTGGTTTTGATCAGCTGGTCACATctttcctcagcatctgccaaGCCATCTGCTTCCTAAAAATGAATTGAACCTTTTTTAGAAAATACTTTATCTTATCAGTATGTTTGTTTTGTAATAGCAAAAGACAAATATTTATAACCATTTGTTATATTCAACAGGACTTTACTGCAACTCCCTTTtaaaaattcccttttaaaaacagtGTTTGAATTCTGCTTCCAGTGGGTCAATAGAAGAAAATGCATACTATCCCCAATGATGCTTACAGATTGTACTTGGAGCTGCAAGTCATTTTTCTCTTGCATCAGAGACACCATTTTTTCCTCCAGTTCCTTCCGTTTGGCCTCCGACTTGGCAAGCTCTTCCTTAGTTTTCGCAAACTCTTCCTTCATAGTGGCCATCTCCTTCTCTGACTCAGCACTCTTCAGCAGAGGCTTGATCTTGAAGTACAACTTCATCCAAGGCCAGGTCTTCACATTCATGAATGAACGGACATTGTACTGAATGGTAAAAATGGCCTCTCTGTCAACAAAGTTAAGAAATGCATTAAATCACATGTAGCGAATACAGAATAGACAAGCAAAGCCATGTGATGGTGCTTTCTTAAATGACTGCAAGGATCATACCTCCTTTCCATCATTTTCTTGAACTCCACCCTTGCTAAGAAGCCACGGCACATGGCTTGTGTACGTGTAATCAGCTGAGCCAATTTGTCATCTCTCATCTCCTCTAGAAGACCCAAAAGGCCAGCCTTAAAGAACACCTGGAGAAAGAAAAAGTTAAAGAATGCTGCCCTCACTCACTaagtttaaaaagagaaagagaagaaggtTTTGCATCAGGGACACTTTATACCTTGGTATGTCCAAATTTATATTGGGTGTGATCAATATCAATGGATCCAAGAAGCTTTTCAGAAGCTTTCTTGCTGTCAATGAACTGGCCCTCTGGAATTGCACTTGCATTTAAAACCTTGTATCTGCCAAAGAAAAAATGAGATGCGGATATCACACAATTAAATCTACTTGTTTTACGAACAGAATTTGCTGTTTGTCCTGGACAATATTTCACAGAATGTTGGATATGAGAACAAATCCTTCTGATTTCAGAAAACACCTATTTGAGAATTTTCAGGGTACTCTGAGATAACAAGAAAACTTGGTTCAGAAGGAATAGTTAGTTTGTGCTCTTTATCAGGATGAATAACAGTCAAACTACGTAGATGTGACTCTTAACCAATTGAAGCCtttttctattagaaaaaaatagAATGGGGGGGCAGAATCACAATTACAATTGCAAcaggggcaaagtactaaagctcTCCAGTTTCCcatcacagttttggccagtttTGTGTCCCCTACCTTCCACGTGCTATttactagaacagtggttctcaaacttctcaggagtaaatcccctcaagtaagtctttgtgggggaggggccaaaatggtttgcacttctgtgatgcagaagtggtttgcaattgcttttttccccaacattCTAAGGATTTGGAGGGTtggagggttgcacagggctctccacaactcctgcagcttgcacCAGCCCTCAGTAAGTGAAAGCATTCCCCCTTTGCGCCTTTTAGCaacacaattctggggatcacgtcactgcctctccccttcccctgccctttaaggggccaAGGGGACCTTCACACGAGCTGGTGGGACTGTACTAGAATGAAACAAAAACCCAAAAGTTAACTTATGTGATTAGACAAGTAATCTCTAGTTTGACTCAAAATAAATCCAAGCTGGTACTTCAAACAAGGTAGACTGAATTACTAAAGACAGCATGTTCAGGAAGTAGAAGAAGGAGAACTATAGGAGGGTTAATCTAACCTCTGCTTGAAATCAGCGTAAACGATCCTGCTGGGGAATCCCTTCCTGCAAATACGGATACCTTCCAGCACTCCGTTGCACCTCAGCTGATGCAATACGAGTTCATGCTCCATGGcgccttaaaaaaaatcaaagcaggaATTTGCATCAAACAGTATGATACAGGGAGGCCAGTACCACCACACTTCTATATCTTTATACCACAGTGCCTCACCAGGAGTCTTAGTTTCATTTGGGATGATGCAGCGCACAAAGTGAGGATGAGTGCTTCTCAGATTGGTCATCAGTTTGTTTAAGTTCTCCTGTAGGATCAGAAGCAAATATTTTGGGTAACAATCCCAAAAAGAGATATGTGCATGAAGTGGAAATCAGCAACAAAAAGATGAGGAGCTACTGTCCAGGAACGTTACAAATGTGAGCTAGGAAATCAAGTTTCTTACCCGTCCCTATTATGCACAGCTAATGTTTGATGTTTAGACTGCAGTCGAGTTCATGATCTGCAGATCAAGGTGCCGTCCAGGTCTTATTAGCGACTTGTCATTCTGACAGTAGAAATGACTGCAGTAaactaacagccccatcctattctGAGTGTgtagcagtgctggcacagcctcCACTGTGTGCTGTGTGCCGGCTGGGGACCAGGAAGCAATGGAGAGGTAACATGAGTTCTGCCATGGTAATGAGCCcacaagattgggctgaaagttctgGTTGCAAGCTTGTGGGAAGCTGCTCCAGGGTGCATATTGCCTCTTTGGATGTAATTCTTATTTCCTCCAAAACATTGCACAAGTAGCTGCTTTCTATTGAGTCAGAACTCTGATCTTCCTGTCTCAATCTTGTTTACACTGAAAGGCAGAAGCTTTCTAGGGTATCTGACAAGGGCATTTCCTacccctgcctggagatgccagagactgtaCCTGGGACTTtcggcatgcaaagcaggtgctccatcaacaagctacagcccctccctctgccactgagctgctgcCATTCAAAATGTCTAGTGTGTCAATACTGAGAAATGGGAAACATCATGAGGCGTTTTTCAGACCTGACGCAAAAAAGAAAGTGTAATACTATACCCTGAAAAGAGCAGAGACAGTCTGGAAAGAAGACCCCTTCTTCTTAGCAGCCTTCTTGGTACCACCGCCCTCTGAAATTCATATGAAAATTATTTCAAAGTTCATTAGatattaatatttttttcctgcaagGAAAAAATCTCTTCACATATGTATTAGTCAAAATATTGCTTATGCGACCATTACCGGCATCAGCTGGGCGATCAGCAAACAATAAAGCAAGAGTCTTCATGGATGATTTCTGATACAACGCCACAACGGTTTCATTCAGGGGGTCCTTGTTCTTCTCCAGCCAGCCACTGATGTTGTAGTCCACAGTGCCAGCATAGTGCACCAGTGCAAAGTGAGCTTCAGCCTTGCCCTTTACAGGCTTGGGTTTCTGGAAATTGTTGCTCTTGCCAAGATGCTGGTCATAGAGCTTGTTCTTGAAAGAAGCATCAGTTGCCTTGGGGAACATGCACTCCTCTTCCAGGATAGAGAAAATGCCCATGGGCTGAAGGGGAACAACAAGGAGATTGGAAAACTTACAAGCCAGTCTTTTGGAAACACTGGACATAAAAGGTGATCCCCATTGGTTAACAAAGGTTTTTTGCCAGGGAGATGCTGAGACAAAAAGGAGGACACAGGCACAGTTATGGCCATGGTGGCATGTTAAGAGGCCCTGAAGGGACCAAAAAATGAGGAAGGAGACAGGAAGGGAATGGGATGAACTTCCAAAAATCTTAAGACAACCAACAGGGCAATGCAGATGGCAGCACAAGCAAAAGCCATTCAATTTCTTCCAATAAAATTAAGTCTCTTGAGAAGCAGAGACAGAAAGGGCATGGCAAAGCTAGGACGGATGATGTAGAATTGATACTTGAAGATTTTGAGGTGCTGGCGCCAGCAGATGAGAGCTGCGCTGACAGGAGCAGGTGAGAATGGGGGCCTGGGGTTATTACAGTTCAGAGGGTGGTGGCAGGCTGGGGTTAACCTTGGGTATGAATATCTGACAGGCACcatctgatttgggggggggggggctaacatcccTGGGATGTTTGTGGTCAAGTATGGTAaattgtgctccctggggtatgcCAGGTTCAACAGACCGTGTTGGTGGCAAAGGTTCAATTCctttaccccgaggaggcctccagaggccaaaattcccctgcaggatacagcggatgttacactggcacagctgcatcactatACAGGGAGTTGCATTGAACTGGACTGCCTGTCTCATGTCTCATTGGGTGATGCTGGATCTTCTCACGTGTGGAGCCCAGTAGCTAAAATATTTCAGACCACATCAAGCACTTTTATGCAACGATACCTTCTCAATCAGTTCTATGCAGGCAGCCAGGTCCATTCCAAAGTCAATGAACTCCCACTCAATTCCCTCTTTCTTGTACTCCTCTTGCTCCAGCACAAACATGTGATGGTTGAAAAACTGTTGCAGTTTCTCATTGGTGAAGTTGATACACAGCTGCTCCAGGCTGTTGTACTAGGAAAATTAAAGGAGAACACATTTTAAATGCCCAGCTCAATGGCACCCAATTTTCCTTTTAGTTTCAAAATAATGAGAAGGCCTGTACTTCTAAACTGCATGTGTATactaaagaaaaaggagaaaccTACTgacttattttatttgtttaaaataaaacatataaTGGAAACTTGATAAAACTAAAAAGTTGTGCTCTTTTGCGACATATTTGTTGTTCTCCCTGATCTCTTACATCAAAGATCTCAAAGCCAGCAATGTCCAGCACACCAATGAAGTACTGTCTGGGCTGCTTGGTATCCAGCTGCTGGTTGATACGGAGGACCATCCAAAAGAACATCTTCTCATAAACAGCCTTACCCAGAGCACCAACTGAATTGTACACCTAGAAAGACAGTATAAAACCATGAGTCACCAGACATGACAGAGGAATAAATCTGATTTATGGTAATTATTTGCTAAATCATTGAAGCAAAGTCACTCCCCTCTCCTTGAAGCAGTGAGTCACAGACAGTTAAATCAAACCAATGCATTTTGGCCAACGTAACATTACCTGCTGGACAGTTTGGCCTTTGGTGACGTACTCGTTGCCAACTTTGACTCGGGGGAAGCAGAGAGCTTTCAGCAAGTCTGCTGAATTGAGGTTCGTGAGGTAGGCAGCCTTGTCAGCAACTGAGCACAGAGATAAGGGATAAGAGATTATCAACACAGGGATAATAATGGAAGCCAGTATTATATGGAACATTCATGTAACTCTAATCATGTACTGTGAAATCATGGAGCTCCTGAAAACCAAAGCTAAAattaactgaggctgcaatcctaaccacactttcctgagagtaagccccattgaacaaaataggacttacttctgagtagacctggttaggattctgccctgaaTCTCTTTAGCAGAGATTTTACACTTTTAATGATAAAGCATGTGGTGTCATTCCAGAAATAGGATAACATAGCTGACCTTTGACCTTTGAAATCCCAACCAACAAATGTATCCAATAATGAACTTCCACCAGCACtttgttcacattttttaaaaagtcatttctaATTCCTCCCCAGCCCTTCAGAAACTGAAAATATCCTGACACATAAAAGTACTCTGACAAAAGCCATAACTACATCCTTCCTCCTTGCTTCTTCTACGTGACTAATGCTCCACAATACTCTTCCCTTCAGCTCCATCAGACTTTCTGGGTCCCTACCTTCTGTATGCAGCGCCTAAAAAAGGCTAGCATACCTATAAGCTACATGGGCAACATTCTGCTACCAGAATGTAGCTAAGGAAAGAACCTTTAAAGATGAGTTATCTTCCCTTTTGTCCAGTTTTTGAACCCCAAATGGATTGCTGAAGGATGGAAATAGTGAGCCCAAAGAATAGTGAGCAGAAGGAAAACAACAGCTAGTGTTGTTCGGTAAACGCTTAGGCAAGAGCTAGCGCAAGAGTCCATGCCATGCTATATTATGCAAGGTCTGCATTGAATTTTTCATGATTCTTCTTGTGCAAGAAGTTGTGAAGCTCTTGTATCAAATTGTAGACCCATTGGGTTGGGTTCAAAATGGAGCCAAAGTGGAATTGTGTGTTTTGTCCAATACTGAGAATGTCTCAATTGAATTTCAAACTTGTGTATTCTCATTTGATTTGGACTTTTAATACTATTTTTTCATAAAATGAGTGATTTCTTTCCATACTGTTCAGGGACCCTGCCGCACATCTTCCAAATACCTTCAGTGCCATCTGGCTCAGCCTGCTCCTCACGCTGCTTCTGCTTGAACTTCATGTTCCCGTAGTGCATCACAGCGCCTGTTAGCTTGTAGATGGCTGTCTTTTCTTCAGGACTGAAGCCCAGGATGTCAATGGCTTCCTGTCAAGTTAACTGGGAGTTAAAATTCTGTCTAATCTACTTAATGCTCCATGAACTTAATTCAGTAAATCACTTACATCGGTTGCCATCAGCTCTTCTTGATCATCAATGCTGGCAACAGAGATCTCACCCTGGCTCACAAAGTGAAAGTCATATGGGTTGGTGGTAATCAGAAGCATCTCTAAATAAGAAGCATAGACACAGATTTACTTTCATCCATTGCAGAGTtaagtaagagcccaattctgagctcggtgcgctggcttaccaccggcatgcactgttgcaagcgTGTCATAAGGCACCTTTGTGAGCACTAATGCTGGACCAGCGCCTGTGGTAGTACagcaccagccggcactgggctagtgtaGGGTGGGTGCCCAAGCTCCGCCACTCGGCAGTTGCAAgtactgccgagcagcagagaggtaagcagggcacggggggagatggggaggaggcgttctggggagggggaggcaagcagagggtggggagtgtggggggaggcgtgctgggggagggagtggggagggaggatccAAAGCCTCCTTGTAGGGCTTGCTgccttacatggaggctcttgattcaccgcccacctttggttgggcggtgaatcaagtaaccccattgcggggctactgcgcttacccggggaaggggataaagtccccttctcccaaggtgccaccggCGACTGCCTTGGGCATGCCTGGTGTCTGTTCagtttcagcaattttcagtgccgccacagCCGCGCAACCCAGGCAGCTCTGCATTGGGCTGTAATAGCACAAAATGTTGCTCATTTGCTTCTTACCAATCAGTTCCGGTTTCTTGTTGGACATGATTTGATAAAATATGTGGTAGCTTCTTTCAGATTTTAGCTGGAAGGTAACCCTGGACTTCTCCAGCAGGTCTGGCAAGGCAATGAGACATAattagaggaaggaaggaaggaaggaaggaaggaaggaaggaaggaaggaaggaaggaaggaaggaaggaaggaagggttaaACTTAGCTTCCTTACATGTCTCAATGTCAGCAGAAGCCAGTTTGCCTGTAGTACCAAAGTGGATTCTGATGAATTTACCCTAGaaagaaaattaaatttaattacaaGACATTCAGGATTGTTTTGGCATTCATTTCATTAATTGCTCAgagggatttttaaaatgtgatataTTTATTTTGGATCATATATACCAATCAGTTGTCACTGTGGGCTAGGTAAAGGACAGACATCCAATCACTGAAATGGTAATCGCTTTTTATAATTGAATTTTGGCCCAGACACGAAATAAACAGAATTACTATCTGAAGAATAAATGGGACCACAGTAGGACAATAATCCAATAACTTCTTCATTCTTGCTCtccattatgtttttaattagtGGTAGCCTTTGACCTTGCAGACCTACTCTCAAATTTTATGGAATTTCAGAAGCACTGAGCAAATATTTTATAAACTCAATTCTGCCTTAGCAGGTTAAGCATGAAATAAATTCAAGGTTTACTACTGTCAGTATGTAAAATTGCAACATTGTCCAATAATCTCTGTTAGAAATAATTATTTAAGAAAAGAGACATGTCATCTCCTGAAAACTAAAATTTGCCTTTCACATtttctgctttctccctgcctgcCATTTGTATCGAACGTTTCCATTTACAGTACACCAAGGGATTTGCTATTCTGAATCAATGTATTCTCATAATTACTGTCTGAGAGAGGGCCAGGTTGAACAAAATAGTGTTGTGTTTAAGGCTACCCAATTGAGCGTCACGGCTCGGTAACCAATGACCAAACACAACCTTACATCTATGGCTTCACATTGGCTCTGATTACTGTCCATAGTTAAACATTTAATTATGTTTATAATGTCCCAAAGTAAACATATAATTATATGCTTGTAAATGTCCCACTGTTGTACTCAAAACCCAGATCTGAAAGTAAGACTTACAAAGCGAGAAGAGTTATCATTCCTCACGGTCTTGGCGTTCCCAAAGGCCTCCAGTAAGGGGTTAGCACTGATGATTTGATCTTCAAGAGTCCCCTGCAAAAGTGTCATTGCCAAGTTAcctatttagagcccaatcctatgcatgtctactcagaagtaagtcccactatagtcaatggggctcactcccgggaaagtgtggataggagtgtagACTGAAAACCCTGTGCAGTTAAAGGAAATTTAAACCTTCTCCTGAATACATGGCTCACCTTCAGCTTGCCTGCTTGCTgtgtttcttctttcttcttttcagAAGCTGCAGCAATGGTCGCAAAGTACTGGATGACACGTTTCGTGTTCACAGTTTTTCCTGCACCAGATTCTCCACTGTCAACAGACACAGGGAGAAAGAACACATAGTTAGTCAGCACACCACACAGTGAAACTTGCCTTACCTAGGAACCCACTTACTAGAAGTATACTTACGTAATCAGGATTGACTGATTCTCACGATCTAGGAAAGCAAGAAAACAAAGACAGTGATCAGTTGCTGAAGTCAGAGCATTCCGTGAATGAAAACAATAGTTTAAGAACAGTTGATTTGTATCAGTCATGTGTAGCAAATTGTTTCTGCTAGTGTACGTGCTATGAATTTGAATCTCACTGCTCTTCACTATATTATCTATGCATTGTGTATTTTTATTTCCAAGCAAGTTCCTGCTACATGCAGCAACTATAAACTTTAAAATTGAATAGTTTAATGTATAGTGTGAACACATAAATTTAatagattaatggcccaatcctacctgggtcTTCTACTGATGGAAGTCACATTCTGTCAACAGAAGACCTGAGCTACTGGTGCTGCAAGTGCAGCAACAGCACATGGAATGAATGTGCAAATTGGCAACCGTGCACATGTGCCACCAGAGAGCCCAGCCACTGCCTGTGCCAGTAAgctggctgcatggatgggccacaggcagggggaaaggattggggcagggatcagtGCCATCTGGGGACacattggggaaggggagggagcagatATTGGCAGCAGTGGAGCCACCAATAGCCAAtgccccttccaggcctcaacaTGTCCCCTTGGGCCCACTTGGACATGCCAGCCaaagggctggtgcagatctgaataggcccaCAAGGGACAATTTACAGAAGTCAACTTTTATTTAAGTTGGAATACCTGTCCATTCTGCTGCTcactgctctttaaacaaagcaggaaatgtggagcGCACTGGGAGCAATTCTAGTGTGCTCTGCATTTGGTGCTTTGTTTGAATAGTGGCaagcagaggaaggggcaggtatTCTGACTATCATACTTGGGCTCCAGAGGCTCATTCCATCTGATCAAGGTTGCAGTCTGGCAAGCCACCTGCATCCAGTAGGCATACCGCTTGAGCCCTCCTCCCCCTGACCCCTGATTCAGCATTTCCATTGCTACAGCAGTAGAGGCACTAGGGCACATTGGTGAGTCACTCAGGCTCCCATTGTTTATAGGTGCATTAGCACAGATAAAAAGCACCAAAGAGCTCAGTATGATCCAGACAGGTTTGAGTTCCCCTTACCAGCAGGCGATACTTCCTGACATCAACTTTATTTAAAGAGTAGCAAGTAAACCTTACATAACCTTAAGTTTACATAATTTGAGGCTTTCACAAGATAGGGCCCTCCTGTACTGAAGTGTTGACACAATGCAATTAGATTAAGGTCTTTTAGAAATCTGCActgatttttatttcatttgagcTTTGATGTCCCCAGGCACAATCCTTACCTGCCATTGGCCATATGTGATACTTCCTAGAAAGGGCATTGATTCAATGCAGGAAACACCCACTGTGAGGAAGGTTAGTCTACTACTCACCAGTTAACATAAACTGATAAGCATTATCAGAGATGGAGAAGATGTGGGGAGGAGCCTCTTGACGCTTTTTGCCTCTGTAGGCATTGACCACTTCTGGGTTGTACACTGGCAGCCACTTGTAGGGGTTGACAGTGACACAGAAGAGACCAGAATATGTCTGTAAAGACAACAAGGATAATAGATTGACTTTCCAATgaaataatataatatttataattctattttaatgtatattttttaCAAACTTGAATATCACCTTTCTCACAGGAGTACGCATTTTATAAACTCAGTGCTAAATGAAAATTGTACTCACATAGATCATCCAAGCTGCATAACGCTCTTTGAGGTTATACAGGACAGCAGGTTCATGAAGATGGGTCATCATGGCCATGTCCTCAATTTTGTCAAATTTGGGTGGGTTCATAGGAAAGACTTGGTCATCCTTAACAGTCACAGACTGCAAGAAAACAAAAGGGCATTCATAAACAGTGTAACAAAGAACAGTATATCATTCTTTCTTAAACAGAACTAGAGCCTACTTACATCTCCACCATCTTTCTTGACTGTGACCTTCCCTGCTTCCCTGCTCTGGATAGTGCCTTTTACAAAGGAGAGCTTCTGATCCACTACAAAGACTGAGGTCTTGGCATCAAATGGCTTATTTTGAGCCTCAATTCTCTCCTTCTCTGACTTGCGGAGAAAAGGGGCAGCTGGCCCAAAGGCCGCCATCTCAGAGTCAGAAGACAtggctgcagctgagcagagaGCACTagtgtaggggggaaaaaaaagtcatgttatACTGCCATTGTATATAAATCTCTTACATTTCTAACACTGACATATCTTACACTTTGGCCATATGGCATATCTTTTACCATACGGCAAAAACAGTTGATGAGATGCATGGTTTTCAGATATTTCATTAAATTTTTTGAAATTATGTTCCCCTTTTCTGTCTCTGAGTCCTTACAGGGTGATCACAGGGGGCAGGCTTGCCTAGTGAGGGGGTGCTGCCAGGTCTGGTAGCCCATGCACACTGTGCAGTGCAATATCTGGCCACTCCTCCAGCAAACCATGTGGATGCTGTGCCTAGTCCAATTATGTGGCTTGCTGGGAGCCTGCCTGATGCCCTGGTGGCCACAGTAACTGGGATGCTACAGCTGGGCACAGGAGATGGGGGATGAGCAGGACCAGGGCCATGAGAAGAGGAGCGTACAGTGTGACAGGGTTTTAAAACCCTGATTCTGGTTAATGATGATGTTGGTGGGCTGAGGCAAGAGCAGAGGGTGGAGGCTGATCAGGCACTCTAGTGAGGGAGCCCTTCCGCAAACCTGGGAGCATCATCTAGCTGCTAACCCCTTCCTGTGAAGGCTCTGAAGCTGTAACAGAGAGAGGAAAAGACCGGAACCCAATCATGGCTAGACCTTGCCCTCCTGGGATCCTGGACTGGGCCCGAGGGCACttatggctgccatggcatctcCAAAAGGGGGGGTCCCTACATCACTCTAGCTCAGCAGTGGCAAAGCTGGTATTACCAGAATATACATAAAGTTCTCTGAAGAAATGCACACATGGATGAGGTCACTGTATAGACATGCATTGGAAATGCTACACATGAGAGGTATACGTGCAAGTGATTAGGATCTGGGCACCATTTGGAAAATGTTAAATTCCCTTTAGATACAAATGGAAACTTGTGCCCAATATATTTTAGATCTCCATCTGTAAAATCAGAACAATGTTAACCATTTCCGTTTATCTTGGGTTTGGTTTTAGAAACAGCGAGTACTGTATGAATAACTATTACATACAGAACTTTGTTGAAATAATATGATGTGATCCATCAAGGACTGCTCCTGTATAACCCACCAACTATTTTAATACAGGGCGTGCAGGCAGGAGCACCATGGTGTTCTTAGGTTGCTAAAATGCAGGCACGTACTGAAATCTAAAGATTGACATCACTGAAAAACAACTTCAGCTGGGAATATATTTAAGATGGCCTTGAATTATAATCAGCACATCCTGTTCTTCAGGACCACATAACGTTTTTCTACAAGGCCCTGCATTTCATTGCTTATATTTGACTTCACTGCCAAACCTGGATGGCAGGTGTGGGAATgcttgggtattttttttttttaataatccccTTCATACCAGCCTTTTTAAAGAATTTGAGGTCTGAGATAGCTCAAAAAAGACAACTGTTTTAGTGCCAAGCAGTGGCGTACTAGAatgggtgcaaagtactaagtgcTTGCAGGGAACTTTACtgcggctcctcccccttcccttcggagtcattccgggtgggggagcaaaatggaggcattcacctccattcacttgcatgctgcagtgaggttccttgcaaaaacttagtgctttgtagcCCTTCCAGCTACACAACTGGTGCCAAGTAAGAGAAGTGCAAGACCTGATTTTTCAAGGGATCTGCACAAAAAATGGAGTAACATGAGAATGTGGTaggagaagcagaaaaaaaagattATTACAATATTATCCTGGATGACATTCAATGACATGCAATCTTTTCAAAATCCTTTCCTTCTCAATAGGAAGCCTATTGAAGACAGGCTTCCCTGCTCTCTCTGCGGAGAGTGATCATTTGTTTTATCCAATTCGTTTATGAATCACATGTCAGCGGCACCAAAGAAGAAAGTATCTGATCATGTAAATAAAAAGTCTATATATCTAGGCTTTTGAATTTGTATGTCCTACCATTTCAGTGCTTGATTTTAATATTTTCAATTAAAGCAAATCTACCAAAGaatccatattttaaaaatagatagaGCTTCAAACTAGGTCTGTCCATCAGCTGAAGATGT is a window from the Tiliqua scincoides isolate rTilSci1 chromosome 2, rTilSci1.hap2, whole genome shotgun sequence genome containing:
- the LOC136642056 gene encoding myosin heavy chain, skeletal muscle, adult-like; translated protein: MSSDSEMAAFGPAAPFLRKSEKERIEAQNKPFDAKTSVFVVDQKLSFVKGTIQSREAGKVTVKKDGGDSVTVKDDQVFPMNPPKFDKIEDMAMMTHLHEPAVLYNLKERYAAWMIYTYSGLFCVTVNPYKWLPVYNPEVVNAYRGKKRQEAPPHIFSISDNAYQFMLTDRENQSILITGESGAGKTVNTKRVIQYFATIAAASEKKKEETQQAGKLKGTLEDQIISANPLLEAFGNAKTVRNDNSSRFGKFIRIHFGTTGKLASADIETYLLEKSRVTFQLKSERSYHIFYQIMSNKKPELIEMLLITTNPYDFHFVSQGEISVASIDDQEELMATDEAIDILGFSPEEKTAIYKLTGAVMHYGNMKFKQKQREEQAEPDGTEVADKAAYLTNLNSADLLKALCFPRVKVGNEYVTKGQTVQQVYNSVGALGKAVYEKMFFWMVLRINQQLDTKQPRQYFIGVLDIAGFEIFDYNSLEQLCINFTNEKLQQFFNHHMFVLEQEEYKKEGIEWEFIDFGMDLAACIELIEKPMGIFSILEEECMFPKATDASFKNKLYDQHLGKSNNFQKPKPVKGKAEAHFALVHYAGTVDYNISGWLEKNKDPLNETVVALYQKSSMKTLALLFADRPADAEGGGTKKAAKKKGSSFQTVSALFRENLNKLMTNLRSTHPHFVRCIIPNETKTPGAMEHELVLHQLRCNGVLEGIRICRKGFPSRIVYADFKQRYKVLNASAIPEGQFIDSKKASEKLLGSIDIDHTQYKFGHTKVFFKAGLLGLLEEMRDDKLAQLITRTQAMCRGFLARVEFKKMMERREAIFTIQYNVRSFMNVKTWPWMKLYFKIKPLLKSAESEKEMATMKEEFAKTKEELAKSEAKRKELEEKMVSLMQEKNDLQLQVQSEADGLADAEERCDQLIKTKIQLEAKIKELTERAEDEEEMNAELTAKKRKLEDECSELKKDIDDLELTLAKVEKEKHATENKVKNLTEEMAVLDETIAKLTKEKKALQEAHQQTLDDLQAEEDKVNTLTKAKTKLEQQVDDLEGSLEQEKKIRMDLERAKRKLEGDLKLAQESLMDLENDKQQLDEKLKKKDFEISQLQSKIEDEQALGSQLQKKIKELQARIEELEEEIEAERASRAKAEKQRSDLSRELEEISERLEEAGGATAAQIEMNKKREAEFQKMRRDLEEATLQHEATSAALRKKHADSAAELGEQIDNLQRVKQKLEKEKSEFKMEIDDLASNMESVSKAKANLEKMCRTLEDQLNEVKTKEEEHQRTINDLNAQRARLQTEAGELARQVDEKDSLISQLTRGKQAFTQQIEELKRQLEEEIKAKNALAHGLQSARHDCDLLREQYEEEQEAKAELQRALSKANSEVAQWRTKYETDAIQRTEELEEAKKKLAQRLQDAEEHVEAVNSKCASLEKTKQRLQNEVEDLMIDVERSNAACAALDKKQKNFDKVLAEWKQKYEETQSELEASQKESRSLSTELFKMKNAYEESLDQLETLKRENKNLQQEISDLTEQVAEGGKAIHELEKVKKQIEQEKCDLQAALEEAEASLEHEEGKILRIQLELNQVKSEVDRRIAEKDEEIDQLKRNHLRVVESMQSSLDAEIRSRNDALRLKKKMEGDLNEMEIQLSHANRQAAETLKNLRNTQGILKDTQIHLDDALRSQEDLKEQVAMVERRANLMQAEIEELRAALEQTERARKVAEQELLDASERVQLLHTQNTSLINTKKKLETDIAQIQSEMEETIQEARNAEEKAKKAITDAAMMAEELKKEQDTSAHLERMKKNLDQTVKDLQLRLDEAEQLALKGGKKQIQKLEARVRELESEVENEQKRSAEAIKGVRKYERRVKELTYQSEEDRKNILRLQDLVDKLQLKVKAYKRQCEETEEQSNVNLSKFRKIQHELEEAEERADIAESQVNKLRVKTREVHKKVVVSEE